The Mycolicibacterium boenickei genome has a segment encoding these proteins:
- the car gene encoding carboxylic acid reductase codes for MSFDTRDEQLASRIADLTATDPQFAAAIPSDTVTAAVDAPGLLLPEIVQTVLEGYSERPALGERALEFVADPATGRTTARLLPRFDTISYGELWQRVRALAAALHASGVVTGDRVAILGFTSADYTVIDTALGQLGAVSVPLQTSSSPEALAPIVTETEPRVIAASVDHLADAVELALTAHAPARVLVFDHHPEIDDHRDAVASAAERLIGSAVVVETLAELLDRGDELPTPPAPESDGTDPLALLIYTSGSTGAPKGAMYLQSSVAKFWRRNSKAWLGPVSSAINLSFMPMSHVMGRGILYASLAAGGTCYFAARSDLSTLLEDLALTRPTELNFVPRVWEMIHSEYQSRVDQRLAEAGQDRAAIEAEVLAEVRDKVLGGRFVAAMTGSAPISPELKTWTQDMLGIHLLEGYGSTEAGMALFDGVVQRPPVLDYKLVDVPDLGYFSTDQPHPRGELLIKTENLFPGYYKRPEVTASVFDEDGFYRTGDVVAEVGPDQLRYVDRRNNVLKLAQGEFVTLAKLEAVFGNSPLVQQIYVYGNSAQPYLLAVVVPTDASVSKEAISESLQEVAREADLQSYEIPRDFIVETTPFSLENGLLTGIRKLAWPKLKAHYGERLEQLYADLAETQAAELRALRTGAADAPVLETVSRAAGALLGAAASDLGPDAHFTDLGGDSLSALTFGNLLREIFDVDVPVGVIVSPATDLAGIAAHIETQRSGSKRPTYASVHGRHAAEVSAADLTLDKFLDADTLAAAPNLPKAPSEVRTVLLTGATGFLGRYLALEWLERMDLVDGKVIALVRAKSDEEARARLDATFDTAGPNSDGDAKLLAHYQDLAADHLEVIAGDKGEENLGLDRQTWQRLADEVDLIVDPAALVNHVLPYSELFGPNALGTAELIKIALTTKIKPYTYVSTIGVGDQIEPGKFVENVDVREMSAVRKINDGYANGYGNSKWAGEVLLREANDLCGLPVAVFRCDMILADTTYSGQLNLPDMFTRMMFSLVASGIAPKSFYELDADGNRQRSHYDGLPVEFIAEAISTLGGQSVESFETYHVMNPYDDGLGMDEFTDWLIEAGYAIERIPDYGQWIQRFESTLRALPDKQRQASLLPLLHNYQKPERPMLGALAPTDHFRAAVQEAKIGPDKDIPHVSPAVIVKYITNLQQLGLL; via the coding sequence ATGTCGTTTGATACTCGTGATGAGCAACTGGCGAGCCGTATCGCCGATCTGACCGCCACCGATCCACAGTTCGCCGCCGCGATTCCCAGCGACACCGTCACCGCCGCCGTCGACGCCCCCGGCCTGCTTCTGCCGGAAATCGTCCAGACCGTCCTTGAGGGCTACTCCGAGCGACCCGCGCTGGGCGAACGCGCCCTCGAGTTCGTCGCCGACCCGGCCACGGGACGCACGACCGCGCGCCTGCTCCCCCGGTTCGACACCATCAGCTACGGCGAGCTCTGGCAACGGGTCCGTGCCCTCGCCGCAGCCCTGCACGCCTCCGGCGTCGTGACCGGCGACCGCGTCGCGATCCTTGGATTCACCAGCGCCGACTACACCGTGATCGACACGGCACTCGGCCAGCTCGGTGCGGTGTCGGTCCCGCTGCAGACCAGCTCCTCGCCCGAGGCGCTGGCGCCGATCGTGACCGAGACCGAACCGCGGGTGATCGCCGCGAGTGTCGACCACCTCGCCGACGCCGTCGAGCTGGCGTTGACCGCCCACGCTCCGGCCCGAGTGCTCGTCTTCGACCACCACCCCGAGATCGACGATCACCGCGACGCCGTGGCCTCTGCCGCCGAGCGACTGATCGGCTCCGCCGTCGTGGTCGAAACCTTGGCCGAACTGCTGGACCGCGGAGATGAACTGCCGACGCCGCCGGCCCCGGAGTCCGACGGCACCGATCCGCTCGCGTTGCTGATCTACACCTCGGGAAGCACCGGCGCGCCCAAGGGCGCGATGTACCTGCAGAGCTCGGTCGCCAAGTTCTGGCGCCGCAACAGCAAGGCCTGGCTCGGACCGGTGAGTTCGGCGATCAACCTGAGTTTCATGCCGATGAGCCACGTGATGGGTCGCGGCATCCTCTACGCCTCGCTCGCCGCAGGCGGCACCTGCTATTTCGCGGCTCGTAGCGATCTGTCGACACTCCTGGAGGACCTCGCGCTGACGCGGCCCACCGAGCTGAATTTCGTTCCGCGCGTGTGGGAGATGATTCACAGCGAGTACCAGAGCCGGGTCGATCAGCGCCTGGCCGAGGCAGGCCAGGACCGTGCGGCCATCGAGGCCGAGGTATTGGCCGAGGTGCGGGACAAGGTCCTCGGCGGACGCTTCGTCGCGGCGATGACCGGCTCGGCACCCATTTCACCCGAGCTCAAGACCTGGACTCAGGACATGCTGGGCATTCACCTGCTGGAGGGGTACGGCTCGACCGAGGCCGGCATGGCCCTGTTCGACGGTGTCGTCCAGCGTCCCCCGGTGCTCGACTACAAGCTCGTCGACGTCCCGGATCTGGGCTACTTCAGCACCGATCAGCCTCACCCGCGCGGCGAGCTGCTGATCAAGACCGAGAACCTGTTCCCCGGCTACTACAAGCGTCCCGAGGTCACCGCGTCGGTGTTCGACGAGGACGGCTTCTACCGGACGGGCGACGTCGTCGCCGAGGTCGGGCCGGACCAGCTGCGCTACGTCGACCGGCGCAACAACGTGCTCAAGCTCGCCCAGGGCGAGTTCGTCACGCTGGCCAAGTTGGAGGCGGTGTTCGGCAACAGCCCACTGGTGCAACAGATCTACGTGTACGGCAACAGTGCACAGCCCTATCTGCTGGCCGTCGTGGTGCCCACCGACGCAAGCGTTTCGAAAGAGGCGATCAGCGAATCCCTGCAAGAAGTCGCCCGCGAAGCCGACCTGCAGTCCTACGAGATCCCGCGCGACTTCATCGTGGAGACAACGCCTTTCAGCCTGGAGAACGGCCTGCTGACCGGCATCCGCAAGCTGGCGTGGCCGAAGCTGAAGGCGCATTACGGCGAGCGGCTGGAGCAGTTGTACGCCGATCTGGCCGAGACGCAGGCCGCTGAACTGCGAGCGCTGCGTACCGGGGCGGCCGACGCCCCGGTGCTGGAGACCGTGAGCCGGGCCGCCGGTGCGTTGCTCGGTGCCGCGGCATCCGACCTGGGACCCGATGCCCACTTCACCGATCTGGGTGGCGATTCGTTGTCGGCGTTGACGTTCGGCAATCTGCTCCGCGAGATCTTCGACGTGGATGTGCCGGTCGGCGTGATCGTCAGCCCGGCCACCGACCTGGCCGGCATCGCTGCGCACATCGAAACGCAGCGCAGCGGATCCAAGCGTCCGACCTACGCGTCGGTGCACGGCAGGCACGCCGCTGAGGTCAGTGCCGCCGATCTCACCCTGGACAAGTTCCTCGACGCGGACACCCTGGCCGCAGCGCCGAACCTGCCCAAGGCCCCGTCCGAGGTGCGGACCGTGCTGCTGACCGGCGCCACCGGCTTCCTGGGCCGCTACCTGGCCCTGGAATGGCTCGAGCGCATGGATCTGGTCGACGGCAAGGTCATCGCCCTGGTCCGCGCCAAGTCCGACGAGGAGGCCCGCGCCCGGCTCGACGCCACCTTCGACACTGCTGGACCTAACAGCGACGGCGACGCGAAACTGCTTGCGCACTACCAGGATCTGGCCGCCGACCACCTGGAGGTGATCGCCGGCGACAAGGGCGAGGAGAACCTCGGCCTGGATCGGCAGACCTGGCAGCGCCTGGCCGATGAGGTCGATCTGATCGTCGACCCGGCCGCCCTGGTCAACCACGTGCTGCCCTACAGCGAGCTGTTCGGGCCCAATGCCCTCGGCACCGCCGAGCTGATCAAGATCGCGCTCACCACGAAGATCAAGCCGTACACGTACGTGTCGACCATCGGCGTGGGCGATCAGATCGAGCCGGGCAAGTTCGTCGAGAACGTCGACGTGCGCGAGATGAGCGCGGTCCGCAAGATCAACGACGGCTACGCCAACGGCTACGGCAACAGCAAGTGGGCCGGTGAGGTCCTGCTGCGCGAGGCCAACGACCTGTGCGGGCTGCCGGTCGCGGTGTTCCGTTGCGACATGATCCTGGCCGACACCACCTACTCCGGTCAGCTCAACCTGCCCGACATGTTCACCCGGATGATGTTCAGCCTCGTCGCCAGTGGTATCGCGCCGAAGTCCTTCTACGAGCTCGATGCCGACGGCAACCGGCAGCGTTCGCACTACGACGGGCTCCCGGTGGAGTTCATCGCCGAGGCCATCTCGACGCTGGGCGGTCAGTCCGTGGAGAGCTTCGAGACGTACCACGTGATGAACCCCTACGACGACGGCCTCGGCATGGACGAATTCACCGACTGGCTGATCGAGGCCGGCTATGCGATCGAGCGTATCCCTGACTACGGGCAGTGGATCCAGCGCTTCGAGAGCACCCTGCGGGCCCTGCCGGACAAGCAGCGTCAGGCCTCGCTGCTGCCGCTGCTGCACAACTACCAGAAGCCCGAGCGGCCGATGCTGGGCGCCCTGGCCCCGACGGATCACTTCCGGGCCGCGGTGCAGGAAGCCAAGATCGGGCCCGACAAGGACATCCCCCACGTCAGCCCGGCGGTGATCGTCAAGTACATCACCAACCTGCAGCAGCTCGGCCTGCTCTGA
- the car gene encoding carboxylic acid reductase → MTTETREDRLQRRIAHLYDTDSQFADARPSDAVNAAVAQPELRLPAVVKGIFTGYADRPALGQRAVELVTDAAGRTSARLLPRFDTITYRQLGDRVQAVTNAWHNHPVKPGDRVAILGFTSVDYTTIDTALIELGAVSVPLQTSAPVTTLRPIVAETEPTVIAASIDFLDDAVELVKSGPAPHRLVVFDYRPQVDAQRETFEAAKAALAGTGVVVEPLADVLDRGRSLADAPLYTPGQPDPLTMLIYTSGSTGTPKGAMYPESKVANMWQLASKATWDENQAVLPAITLNFMPMSHVMGRGILIGTLSSGGTAYFAARSDLSTFLEDLALVRPTQLSFVPRIWDMLFQEYQSRLDRSGAPEDEVLAEVRQDLLGGRFVSAMTGSAPISAEMKTWVERLLDMHLLEGYGSTEAGSVFVDGQIQRPPVIDYKLVDVPDLGYFRTDQPHPRGELLVKSEQMFPGYYKRPEITAEMFDEDGYYRTGDIVAELGPDHVEYLDRRNNVLKLSQGEFVTVSKLEAVFGDSPLVRQIFIYGNSARSYLLAVVVPTDPAVSKQAISDSLQDAARAAGLQSYEVPRDFIVETTPFSLENGLLTGIRKLARPNLKSHYGERLEQLYTELAEGQANELSELRRSGADAPVLDTVSRAAGALLGAAASDLAPDAHFTDLGGDSLSALTFSNLLHEIFEVDVPVGVIVSPATDLAGIAGYIEGQRHGSKRPTYASVHGRDATEVHAADLTLDKFLDAETVAAAPNLPKAPAEVRTVLLTGATGFLGRYLALEWLERMDLVDGKVIALVRAKSDAEARARLDATFDVGDAKLLAHYQELAADHLEVIAGDKGEADLGLDHDTWQRLADDVDLIVDPAALVNHVLPYSQMFDANALGTAELIRIALTTKIKPFIYVSTIGVGWGIKPGEFVEDADIRVISPTRQVDDSYANGYGNSKWAGEVLLREANDLCGLPVAVFRCDMILADTTYSGQLNLPDMFTRMMLSLVATGIAPGSFYELDADGNRQRAHYDGLPVEFIAEAISTLGVHVTEGFETYHVMNPYDDGLGLDEFTDWLIEAGYPVHRIDDYGQWLQRFETALRALPDKQRQASLLPLLHNYQKPSQPLLGAAAPTDRFRAAVQEAKIGPDKDIPHVSPAVIVKYITNLQMLGLL, encoded by the coding sequence ATGACCACCGAAACACGCGAGGACCGGCTCCAACGCCGCATCGCACATCTGTATGACACCGATTCACAGTTCGCCGACGCCCGCCCCAGCGACGCCGTCAACGCCGCCGTGGCCCAGCCCGAACTCCGGTTGCCCGCCGTCGTCAAAGGGATCTTCACCGGGTACGCGGACCGCCCCGCCCTCGGGCAGCGGGCCGTCGAACTCGTCACCGACGCTGCCGGCCGCACCTCGGCCCGGCTGCTCCCCCGATTCGACACCATCACCTACCGGCAGCTGGGAGACCGCGTCCAGGCGGTGACCAACGCCTGGCACAACCACCCGGTGAAGCCAGGCGACCGTGTCGCCATCCTCGGGTTCACCAGCGTGGACTACACCACCATCGACACCGCCCTGATCGAGCTCGGCGCCGTGTCGGTGCCGCTGCAGACCAGCGCCCCGGTCACCACCCTGCGGCCCATCGTCGCCGAGACCGAACCGACCGTGATTGCCGCGAGCATCGACTTCCTCGACGACGCAGTCGAATTGGTGAAGTCCGGACCGGCACCCCACCGCCTCGTGGTGTTCGACTACCGGCCCCAGGTCGACGCGCAGCGTGAGACCTTCGAAGCCGCCAAGGCAGCCCTGGCAGGCACCGGCGTCGTCGTCGAACCGTTGGCCGACGTCCTCGACCGCGGACGCTCACTGGCCGACGCCCCGCTCTACACCCCGGGTCAGCCCGACCCGCTGACCATGCTGATCTACACCTCCGGCAGCACCGGCACCCCGAAGGGCGCGATGTACCCGGAGAGCAAGGTCGCCAACATGTGGCAGCTGGCCTCGAAGGCCACCTGGGACGAGAACCAGGCCGTCCTGCCCGCGATCACCCTCAACTTCATGCCGATGAGCCACGTCATGGGCCGCGGCATCCTGATCGGCACGCTCAGCTCGGGCGGTACCGCGTATTTCGCTGCGCGCAGCGACCTTTCGACGTTCCTCGAGGACCTGGCGCTGGTGCGGCCCACTCAGCTGAGCTTCGTGCCGCGCATCTGGGACATGCTGTTCCAGGAGTACCAGAGCCGACTCGACCGTAGTGGCGCCCCCGAAGACGAGGTGCTCGCCGAGGTTCGCCAGGATCTGCTCGGCGGGCGGTTCGTCTCCGCGATGACCGGCTCCGCGCCGATCTCCGCCGAGATGAAGACCTGGGTGGAGCGCCTGCTCGACATGCACCTGCTGGAGGGTTACGGCTCGACCGAGGCCGGTTCGGTCTTCGTCGACGGCCAGATCCAGCGTCCGCCGGTGATCGACTACAAACTGGTCGACGTCCCGGATCTCGGCTACTTCCGCACCGATCAGCCCCACCCCCGCGGTGAGCTGCTGGTGAAGTCCGAGCAGATGTTCCCCGGGTACTACAAGCGCCCCGAGATCACCGCCGAGATGTTCGACGAGGACGGGTACTACCGCACCGGTGACATCGTCGCCGAACTCGGACCGGACCACGTCGAGTACCTCGACCGGCGCAACAACGTGCTGAAGCTCTCACAGGGCGAGTTCGTGACGGTCTCCAAGCTGGAGGCGGTCTTCGGAGACAGCCCGCTGGTGCGACAGATCTTCATCTACGGCAACAGCGCCCGCTCCTATCTGCTCGCCGTCGTGGTGCCGACCGACCCGGCCGTCTCGAAGCAGGCGATCAGCGATTCCCTGCAGGACGCGGCGCGTGCCGCCGGCCTGCAGTCCTACGAGGTGCCTCGCGATTTCATCGTGGAGACAACGCCTTTCAGCCTGGAGAACGGTCTGCTGACCGGTATCCGCAAGCTGGCCCGCCCCAACCTGAAGAGCCACTACGGCGAGCGGTTGGAGCAGCTCTACACCGAGCTGGCCGAGGGCCAGGCCAACGAGCTCAGTGAACTGCGCCGCAGCGGTGCCGACGCCCCCGTGCTCGACACCGTGAGCCGGGCCGCCGGGGCCTTGCTGGGTGCCGCGGCATCCGATCTCGCGCCCGACGCCCACTTCACCGATCTGGGCGGGGATTCGTTGTCCGCGTTGACCTTCTCGAATCTGCTGCACGAGATCTTCGAGGTGGATGTGCCGGTGGGCGTGATCGTCAGCCCGGCCACCGACCTGGCCGGTATCGCCGGCTACATCGAAGGCCAGCGCCACGGGTCCAAGCGCCCGACCTACGCGTCGGTGCACGGCCGGGACGCGACCGAGGTGCACGCCGCCGACCTGACGTTGGACAAGTTCCTCGACGCCGAAACCGTGGCCGCAGCGCCGAACCTGCCCAAGGCTCCGGCCGAGGTCCGCACTGTGCTGCTGACCGGCGCCACGGGCTTCCTGGGCCGCTACCTGGCCCTGGAATGGCTCGAGCGCATGGACCTGGTGGACGGCAAGGTCATCGCCCTGGTCCGCGCCAAGAGCGACGCCGAGGCTCGCGCGCGCCTTGATGCCACCTTCGATGTGGGTGACGCGAAACTGCTTGCGCACTACCAGGAATTGGCTGCCGACCACCTGGAGGTGATCGCCGGCGACAAGGGCGAGGCCGATCTGGGTCTCGACCACGACACCTGGCAGCGACTGGCCGATGACGTCGATCTGATCGTCGACCCGGCCGCCCTGGTCAACCACGTGCTGCCCTACAGCCAGATGTTCGACGCGAATGCCCTCGGCACCGCCGAGCTCATCCGCATCGCGCTCACCACCAAGATCAAGCCGTTCATCTACGTCTCGACGATCGGTGTGGGCTGGGGCATCAAGCCCGGCGAGTTCGTCGAGGATGCCGACATCCGGGTGATCAGCCCGACCCGGCAGGTCGACGATTCCTACGCCAACGGCTACGGCAACAGCAAGTGGGCCGGTGAGGTCCTGTTGCGTGAGGCCAACGACCTGTGCGGGCTGCCGGTCGCGGTGTTCCGCTGCGACATGATCCTGGCCGACACCACGTACTCGGGCCAGCTCAACCTGCCCGACATGTTCACCCGGATGATGCTGAGCCTGGTGGCCACCGGCATCGCGCCCGGTTCGTTCTACGAACTCGACGCGGACGGCAACCGCCAGCGGGCCCACTACGACGGGCTCCCGGTGGAGTTCATCGCCGAGGCCATCTCGACGCTGGGCGTGCATGTCACGGAAGGGTTCGAGACCTACCACGTGATGAACCCCTACGACGACGGCCTGGGCCTCGACGAGTTCACCGACTGGCTGATCGAAGCCGGTTACCCGGTGCACCGCATCGACGACTACGGCCAGTGGTTGCAGCGCTTCGAGACCGCGTTGCGCGCGCTGCCGGACAAGCAGCGTCAGGCCTCCCTGCTGCCACTGCTGCACAACTACCAGAAGCCGTCGCAGCCTCTGCTGGGAGCTGCCGCGCCGACCGACCGGTTCCGGGCGGCGGTGCAGGAAGCCAAGATCGGGCCCGACAAGGACATCCCCCACGTCAGCCCGGCGGTGATCGTCAAGTACATCACCAACCTGCAGATGCTCGGGTTGCTGTAA